In Oscillospiraceae bacterium, the genomic window ACAAGGTAGGCGTGTGCGAATACATCAGCGGCGGCAAGCGCGCACCCCGCCGCCCCGACCCGGACGACGATTATTCCGGTGTGCGCAACCCCGCCCCGGTGGTGGCTTCCTCCGATGACGACAAGCGCTGTGCAGGCGGCGGCTGCGCCAAAAAGCGCAGCGAGAAGAATGGCTGAGCATCCAAGCGGTTAGTAAAACAAAGCTAACCATTCTTCGTGATTTTCGCTAAAAATCTCCGGCAATTTTGTCCATAAGTTAGCCCATGCTTTTGTGCAACCCAACAAAAAATCTCCTTTTGGTGCGGGGCGCTTACGGTTAGTCTTGCCTTTTCTTTTCGGCTTTGTTAAAATGCAGGCAAGGATATGAATTCCGGAGAGATGTGTACAGCCGTGCCTGACACATTTCTTCATACATTACAACGGGCACGGGGATAAAAGGAGATTTTATTATGGCACACAAGGTTTCTGACGCATGTGTTGGCTGCGGCGCTTGCGAGGGCGCTTGCCCGGTTGGTGCAGTTGCCGTTGAGAACGGCGTTGCAGTTGTGAACGCAGACGCTTGCATCGATTGCGGCGCTTGCGAGGGCGCTTGCCCCACCGGTGCAATCACCGCTGAATAATCAGCGGCATTGCCGGAATAACGCATCCAAGGCAGCAGACCTGTTCAGGCGGGTCTGCTGCTTTTTGTTTTTGCACAAATTCCGGGAGCAATTCCGGTTATTTTTCTGAGAGGAATCGGCACACTGTCTATGGAACATTCTACCGAAGTTTTGTATAATAGAACAAAGGTCTACTGCACCCCTGCCCACCGGTTCGGGTCGGACGCGCTGCTGCTGGCCCGCTTCTGCGAGCCAAAACGCAGCCAGACGGCGGCCGACCTGTGCTCCGGCTGCGGCATCGTGGCGTTGGAGTGGCACGACCGCGGCCACCGCGGCCCTTGTGCGGCGCTGGAGCTCCAACCCGAGGGCAGCGCCCTGCTGGCCGATGCTGTCACCGAACAAGGCATCGGCCACATCACGCCCCATTGCGCCGACCTGCGCACCTTCCGGCAGGGGGAGGGCAGTTTTGACGTGTGTGCGTGCAATCCGCCCTATTTTACCGCCGGGCCTCAGAGTCAGAATGCGGCCCACGCGCTGGCCCGGCACGAAAACACCTGCACGCTGGACGATGTGTGTGCCTGCGCGTTCCGCCTGTTGAAGGACGGCGGGCGGCTGGCACTGTGCCACCGGCCGGAGCGGTTGGCCGAAGTGCTGGATGTGCTGCGGGCCCACCGGCTGGAGCCCAAGCGGCTGGCCTTCGTCAAGAACCGGGCAGACGCAGCCCCGTGGCTTTTCCTTGTGGAAGCCCAGAAAAACCGCAAGACCGGCCTGCGTGTGGAGCCGGATGTGCTCATCAGCGCCGGAGCGGCGCTCTACGGGAGGTAACTATGGCAGGAACTCTTTACATCGTGGCAACCCCCATCGGCAACCTGGACGACATGCCGCCCCGGGTGGCCGCCACCTTTGGCGCGGCAGACTTCATTGCCGCCGAGGACACCCGCGTGACCATGAAGCTGCTGAACTTTCTGGGCCTGAAAAAGCCCATGGTCAGCTACTACGAGCACGCTTTGCAGAAGGGCGAGGCCATTCTGCAGCGCATTGAGGCAGGGGAGAGCTGTGCGCTGTGCTCCGATGCGGGCATGCCCTGCGTTTCCGACCCCGGTGAGGTGATCGTGCGGGACGCTCTGGCCCGCGGCATCAAGGTGGTGCCGGTGCCGGCTGCCTCGGCCTGCGTCACAGCACTGGCCGTGTCCGGGCAGGACACCTCCCGCTGGGTATTCGAGGGCTTTCTGCCGGTGAACCGCAAGCAGAAAAAGGAACGGCTGGCCGATCTTCTGCACGAAAAGCGCACCGTGATCTTTTACGAAGCACCCCACAAGCTGCGCACCACCCTGGACGACCTGACCGCCGCCTTTGGCCCGGAGCGCAGCATCACCCTGTGCCGGGAGCTGACCAAGCTCCACGAGGAGATCTGGAAAACCACCCTGGGCGAGGCCGTGGAGCACTACAGGGCCAACGACCCCCGCGGCGAGTATGTGCTGGTGATGGCCGGTGCCCCCGCCGGGGAGGATGCCGACGCCGGGCTGACGCTGGAGCAGGCAGCGCAGCGGGCACTGGAGCTGACGGGTGAGGGCTTTGGCCCCACGGCAGCGGCCAAGGCGGCGGCACAGGGCACGCCCTATTCCAAGAGCGAAGTGTACAAGCAGCTGCTGGTGCTGCAACAGGACCGGCAGACTGCGGAATGATAAGAGGAGGACTTTTTTCGTGACAAAACTTCTGATCCTGAGCGACAGTCATGGCGGACGCGCCGCCATTGAGCGGGTGCTGCTGAAGGAGAATGCGAACATTGACGCCCTGGTTTTTCTGGGCGACGGCCTGCGGGACCTGGAACAGGCCCTGACCCTGTACCCCCGGCTGCGGGCCTACTCGGTGGCCGGCAACTGCGACTACGGCGCTCTGGAGCCGATGGACGGTCTGGCCGCCTTTGACCAGACCATCGCGTTCTATACGCACGGCCATATGTACGGCGTAAAATACGATCTGGACACGCTGACAGATGCCGCTGCCGCCCGGGGCGCGGAAGTGGCCCTGTTCGGCCACACCCATGTTCCCCATGCCGAGCAGCGGGGCAAGGTGTTTTTGTTCAACCCCGGCTCCTGCGGCCGCTGCTACACCGGCCCCAACACCTACGGCCTGCTGACGCTGGAAAACGGCAAGGTGACCGCCTATGAGCACAAAGAGGTACCGAAGCAATGAGCATCAACGAGGTGCGCTATCTGCCGGAATGCGGCAGCACCAACGCCTATGTGAAAGAGCATTTTGAGGAATTCGGTCCGGTGGGGGCCGTGTATACCGAAAACCAGACCGCCGGGCGCGGCCGTCTGGGCCGCAGCTGGGTGAACGCCGAGGGCAAGGCCCTGTACTATACGGTGGCCATCCGGGAGCCGCTGGCCCAGCCTGCCACCCTGCCGCTGCTGGCCAGTCTGGCGGTGCGCCGCCAGCTGCAGCTGCGCTACGGCGTGGACTGCCAGATCAAATGGCCCAACGACCTGCTGCTCAACGGCAAAAAAGTCGTGGGCATCCTGTGCGAAAGCGTGAGCTACGGTTACCAGCAGCAGGGGCGCGGCATCCTGTGCGGCATCGGCATCAATCTGGCCCAGCCCCAGAGCTATTTTGACGCCGCCAACCTGCCCAACGGCACCTCGCTGGCACTGCAGGGGGCAAACGTTGATCTTGCCGCCGACCCTGCCTGGCTGGCCGAGGGCCTGACCGACTTTGGCTTTGACCGCAACCTGTACACCTTTGCCCGGGACGGCTTTGCGCCCTTCCGGGAGGAGTACAAGGCCGCCTGCGTCAATCTGGGCCGCCGGGTCACCTTTGACCTGCCGGAGGGCGGGCAGGGCGCCGGGGAGGCCATCGACGTGGACGAGGAAGGACGCCTTGTGGTGCGCACCGACAGCGGCGAAGTGCATGTGTTCACCGGCGAAGTATCGGTGCACGGCATCTACGGCGCCGTGTAATATGCAAAAAGAGCCGCTGCTGCACGGATAATGTGCAGCAGCGGCTCTTATCGTTCGGCTTATCTTCTCCGCTTCATTCTGCGCCGCCGGTTCAGGTTGAGGGAACCGCCGCCGCATGCCAGCGTGACAACACTCAGCACGAGCAGGATGACCGCCAGTGCGGCCAACAGCAGCAGGGTGGACCGGCTGTCGGTGCGGAAGTCGGAGACGTACTCCTGATGGGTCACCAGATCCACCTGGCCTACCTCGCAGCCGTCCAGATACACCGTGGCGGTGCCCAGCTTCTGGCCGTTTTTCACGGTGGCCGACACGCTCTCGGGCAGATCAAAGGAATAGCTCACCTTGTCGTCCGCGTGGCCGTAGCCGCTGACCGGAGCAGCCGCATACAGTTCCACCTCCGGATGGGTGCGGCATTTGGTCAGGTCCACGGTGGTCACCACGGTCTGGGTGTCCACCAGCGGCCGGTCAGCAAAGCTGGCAAAGGCCCAGTCAAACAGTTCGTCGCACTCGCTGTACAGATGCTCGTTGCTGTCGCTGCCCAGGATCACAAGGCCGTAGGTGTGGCCGTCCTTTTGGGCAAGGGCCACCGCACAGCGGCCTGCCAGGGTGGTAAAACCGCCCT contains:
- a CDS encoding YfcE family phosphodiesterase, yielding MTKLLILSDSHGGRAAIERVLLKENANIDALVFLGDGLRDLEQALTLYPRLRAYSVAGNCDYGALEPMDGLAAFDQTIAFYTHGHMYGVKYDLDTLTDAAAARGAEVALFGHTHVPHAEQRGKVFLFNPGSCGRCYTGPNTYGLLTLENGKVTAYEHKEVPKQ
- a CDS encoding methyltransferase, translating into MEHSTEVLYNRTKVYCTPAHRFGSDALLLARFCEPKRSQTAADLCSGCGIVALEWHDRGHRGPCAALELQPEGSALLADAVTEQGIGHITPHCADLRTFRQGEGSFDVCACNPPYFTAGPQSQNAAHALARHENTCTLDDVCACAFRLLKDGGRLALCHRPERLAEVLDVLRAHRLEPKRLAFVKNRADAAPWLFLVEAQKNRKTGLRVEPDVLISAGAALYGR
- a CDS encoding biotin--[acetyl-CoA-carboxylase] ligase, whose product is MSINEVRYLPECGSTNAYVKEHFEEFGPVGAVYTENQTAGRGRLGRSWVNAEGKALYYTVAIREPLAQPATLPLLASLAVRRQLQLRYGVDCQIKWPNDLLLNGKKVVGILCESVSYGYQQQGRGILCGIGINLAQPQSYFDAANLPNGTSLALQGANVDLAADPAWLAEGLTDFGFDRNLYTFARDGFAPFREEYKAACVNLGRRVTFDLPEGGQGAGEAIDVDEEGRLVVRTDSGEVHVFTGEVSVHGIYGAV
- the rsmI gene encoding 16S rRNA (cytidine(1402)-2'-O)-methyltransferase — translated: MAGTLYIVATPIGNLDDMPPRVAATFGAADFIAAEDTRVTMKLLNFLGLKKPMVSYYEHALQKGEAILQRIEAGESCALCSDAGMPCVSDPGEVIVRDALARGIKVVPVPAASACVTALAVSGQDTSRWVFEGFLPVNRKQKKERLADLLHEKRTVIFYEAPHKLRTTLDDLTAAFGPERSITLCRELTKLHEEIWKTTLGEAVEHYRANDPRGEYVLVMAGAPAGEDADAGLTLEQAAQRALELTGEGFGPTAAAKAAAQGTPYSKSEVYKQLLVLQQDRQTAE
- a CDS encoding 4Fe-4S binding protein, with amino-acid sequence MAHKVSDACVGCGACEGACPVGAVAVENGVAVVNADACIDCGACEGACPTGAITAE